The proteins below are encoded in one region of Paenibacillus albus:
- a CDS encoding WGxxGxxG family protein encodes MKKTIASAVVGLSLSTLLVVPAMANTAMNGTGSSINGQPTITNNGAYGSTTTFNKPNAFGTPGSTGTPDVYGVPGTTKLYSDTNGRMGFNGSNAYYRYGNNGNVNTNSYNAPGYGNMNSYSYGTATHGNLTPYSYNGTSNRYTTASYNRANNLRATAVDTTTKKSTNWGWLGLLGLIGLAGMRSRSSDNDRERA; translated from the coding sequence TTGAAAAAAACAATCGCAAGTGCTGTTGTGGGGTTATCCTTGTCGACGCTGCTCGTAGTTCCAGCAATGGCGAATACCGCAATGAACGGAACCGGCAGCAGCATCAATGGACAGCCAACGATAACGAATAACGGCGCCTATGGCAGCACGACTACCTTCAACAAACCGAATGCGTTTGGCACACCGGGTTCAACTGGCACACCAGACGTCTACGGCGTTCCAGGGACGACTAAGCTGTACAGCGATACGAACGGAAGAATGGGCTTTAATGGTTCAAATGCCTATTATCGATACGGGAATAACGGAAATGTGAATACGAATTCCTATAATGCACCAGGGTATGGGAACATGAACTCCTACTCATACGGTACGGCAACACATGGGAATTTGACCCCTTACTCTTATAACGGGACGAGCAACCGTTACACGACAGCGAGTTATAACAGGGCCAACAATCTTCGTGCGACAGCTGTAGATACCACGACTAAAAAAAGCACGAACTGGGGCTGGCTTGGCTTGCTTGGCCTGATTGGTTTGGCAGGCATGCGCAGCCGGAGTAGCGACAACGACCGCGAGCGAGCTTAA
- a CDS encoding ATP-binding protein — protein sequence MAALVLIIIAFLLVFASTLIVTHLYQRMHTESRGQLFWLTSAAFVFGIGVWSMHFVALLAHRFPVKVMYHIGYVFLSMAAMILITFVALCLFRFAAYSRRLFWYVIAGFVQTAAILVMHFIGMRAIRAEASQHYQSSFSLLSILVTAAMFVFVFYQMRYFREYWHRQLLCALLISSSIEFLHYGNMPIMHSLSLTHHSARLEPTQNQFFLAISISAVVAIIFLYSIVVILIDNRLKQSEDQLRRMNITYSLILDSVAEGIFRLDDQSRIVFWNVAAEQLTGYKATEVLGTPIRKRFAQEANTVSPIEEAIRKGEDTYVAEELFLKKDGAAFPVEYHITPMYEKGRTAGAVINFTDISQRKKNELFILESEKLSLAGQLAAGIAHEIRNPLTAIKGFMKLFQNGVNKAEYIAIISSEISRMESIINELLLLAKPQVNRRQSVDLCQLLNDVHTLLESQAILSSVRMELQFGDEPLYIECDGGEIKQVFINLIKNAIEASNKGGEIVISSKRRDHHIVTTIIDNGSGIPKELLDQIGRPFFSTKVRGTGLGLMISNKIIASHGGSIHIDSSEGEGTTFQVVLPGGKPIGT from the coding sequence ATGGCCGCTCTCGTACTCATCATTATCGCGTTCTTGCTCGTATTTGCCTCTACACTAATTGTGACGCATCTCTATCAGCGGATGCATACGGAAAGTCGAGGTCAGTTGTTCTGGCTAACCAGTGCAGCGTTCGTGTTCGGCATTGGCGTGTGGTCGATGCATTTTGTTGCGCTGCTGGCGCATCGTTTCCCGGTAAAAGTCATGTATCATATTGGCTATGTGTTCCTATCAATGGCTGCTATGATTCTGATTACTTTCGTGGCTTTATGTCTCTTCCGCTTTGCGGCGTATAGTAGAAGACTGTTCTGGTATGTAATCGCAGGCTTCGTTCAAACGGCCGCTATTCTAGTCATGCATTTCATCGGAATGCGAGCGATAAGAGCTGAAGCGAGCCAGCATTACCAATCATCCTTCTCCTTGCTCTCCATACTCGTAACTGCTGCGATGTTTGTGTTTGTTTTCTACCAAATGCGCTATTTTCGTGAATATTGGCATCGTCAGCTTCTATGTGCCCTTCTGATCTCCTCGTCTATCGAATTTCTACACTACGGCAATATGCCCATCATGCACAGCTTGTCACTCACTCATCACAGCGCAAGGCTTGAACCTACGCAAAATCAATTCTTTCTCGCGATTAGCATTAGTGCGGTTGTAGCGATTATTTTTCTCTATTCGATTGTTGTCATACTTATTGATAATAGGCTCAAGCAGAGTGAAGATCAGCTGCGCCGGATGAATATCACGTACTCGCTCATTCTCGATTCCGTTGCGGAAGGGATCTTCCGACTTGATGATCAGAGCCGTATCGTATTCTGGAACGTTGCCGCTGAGCAGCTAACCGGCTATAAGGCGACTGAAGTACTAGGCACGCCGATCCGCAAACGATTCGCTCAAGAAGCCAATACGGTCAGCCCCATAGAGGAAGCGATTCGAAAAGGGGAGGATACTTACGTAGCGGAGGAGCTGTTTCTGAAGAAGGATGGAGCAGCGTTTCCGGTGGAGTATCATATAACGCCAATGTACGAGAAGGGACGCACGGCGGGAGCCGTTATTAACTTCACAGATATTTCGCAGCGCAAGAAGAACGAGCTGTTCATTCTGGAATCCGAGAAGCTTTCACTCGCCGGCCAGCTTGCTGCCGGTATTGCGCATGAGATTCGAAATCCGCTCACGGCGATTAAAGGATTTATGAAGCTGTTTCAGAACGGAGTCAACAAGGCAGAATACATTGCTATCATTTCATCCGAAATTAGCCGCATGGAGTCGATCATTAATGAGCTGCTGCTGCTGGCGAAGCCGCAAGTGAACCGCAGGCAGAGCGTTGATTTATGTCAGCTTCTGAACGATGTGCATACATTGCTCGAATCGCAAGCCATACTGAGCAGCGTCCGCATGGAGCTTCAATTTGGGGACGAGCCCTTATACATAGAGTGCGATGGCGGCGAAATCAAACAAGTATTCATCAACCTGATTAAAAATGCGATCGAAGCGAGTAATAAAGGTGGGGAGATTGTCATTTCATCCAAGCGAAGAGATCATCACATTGTAACGACCATTATTGATAATGGCAGCGGCATACCGAAGGAATTGCTTGATCAGATTGGCAGGCCTTTCTTTTCGACGAAAGTACGAGGTACCGGCCTTGGCCTGATGATAAGCAACAAAATTATTGCGAGCCACGGCGGTTCCATCCACATAGATAGCAGTGAAGGCGAGGGTACAACATTCCAGGTTGTTCTTCCGGGAGGGAAGCCTATTGGGACATAA
- a CDS encoding Gfo/Idh/MocA family protein: MAKARIGIIGCGGIANGKHLPSLAQVKEAEIVAFCDIIVEKAEQAKAKYGTEEAKVYTDYKELLKDGSIDVIHVCTPNDSHAVISIDALEAGKHVLCEKPMAKTAADARRMLEVAKKTGKKLSIGYNNRYRADSRYLRQLCADGELGEIYFAKAHAIRRRAVPTWGVFLDEEKQGGGPLIDIGTHALDLVLWMMDNYKPKVVLGRAYHKLSQTENAANAWGPWDPAKFTVEDSAFAMITMENGATVILESSWALNTLEVDEAKVSLSGTKAGADMKDGLRINGEKNSRLYVNNIELNSGGVAFYEGASEAPEVLEASMWIDAVLNDKETFVKPEQALVVSEILEAIYESSRTGKAVYFE; this comes from the coding sequence ATGGCTAAGGCACGTATTGGTATTATTGGCTGCGGCGGTATCGCTAACGGCAAACATCTCCCAAGCTTGGCTCAAGTTAAAGAAGCGGAAATCGTTGCTTTCTGCGATATTATCGTAGAGAAAGCTGAGCAAGCGAAAGCGAAATACGGAACTGAAGAAGCAAAAGTATACACAGACTATAAAGAGCTCTTGAAAGACGGCTCGATCGACGTAATCCACGTTTGTACGCCAAACGATTCCCATGCGGTCATTTCCATCGACGCTTTGGAAGCTGGCAAGCACGTGCTTTGCGAGAAGCCAATGGCTAAAACAGCTGCTGACGCTCGTCGCATGCTTGAAGTTGCGAAGAAAACTGGCAAGAAGCTTAGCATCGGTTACAACAACCGTTACCGTGCTGACAGCCGTTACCTGAGACAGCTTTGCGCTGACGGTGAGCTTGGTGAAATCTACTTCGCGAAAGCACACGCGATTCGTCGCCGTGCAGTTCCAACTTGGGGCGTATTCCTCGACGAAGAGAAACAAGGCGGCGGACCGCTTATCGATATCGGTACTCACGCGCTTGACCTCGTATTGTGGATGATGGACAACTACAAGCCGAAAGTCGTTCTTGGCCGTGCATACCACAAGCTGTCCCAAACTGAGAACGCTGCTAACGCTTGGGGCCCATGGGATCCAGCGAAGTTCACTGTTGAAGATTCCGCTTTCGCGATGATCACAATGGAGAACGGTGCAACTGTTATCCTCGAATCCAGCTGGGCGCTTAACACGCTTGAAGTTGACGAAGCTAAAGTATCCCTCAGCGGTACTAAAGCTGGCGCAGACATGAAAGACGGTCTTCGCATCAACGGCGAGAAAAACAGCCGCCTTTATGTAAACAATATCGAACTGAACAGCGGCGGTGTAGCTTTCTACGAAGGCGCATCCGAAGCTCCAGAGGTGCTTGAAGCATCGATGTGGATCGACGCAGTTCTGAACGATAAAGAAACTTTCGTGAAACCAGAGCAAGCGCTTGTCGTTTCCGAAATTCTTGAAGCAATCTACGAGTCTTCCCGCACGGGCAAGGCTGTATACTTCGAATAG
- the pnpS gene encoding two-component system histidine kinase PnpS, whose amino-acid sequence MNSFRMRLTLILIAMIGLAVLAAGLFMGKTYRDNHLDALRDNMTREMKIILDQMEWRTGDPDSLYMYYTGKAQRLKTITDTRITFIRSDGVVLGDSDHDPKTMENHLTRGEVVEAKKSGVGWTTRHSETVNENLLYVAMLVNPNNPEHSDIIRMALSLQKVDESIQRVWAALIVGLLILFVAAALISFRVAQGLTRPLEQITRVSKRIKNLDYRARVEVTRHDEIGELGQAINAMADSLQEQMSRIHTNESQLASVLDNMINGVVSINSSGKILLLNRRAEEFLGFSAKELVGHHFASAKQQYELSQIIQEALERREHLRDEITFYFPEERLLDLNLVPIFDEDEDNKFEGVLLVLQDVTAIRRLERMRSEFVANVSHELKTPVTAVKGFAETLMGGAVNDPETARSFLQIIYDESDRLNRLIGDILELSKIESRRVPLQYSPVELSSFMEKTMELMSAEAMRKHIRLSTKADPGVYVEVDEDRLRQIMMNLLANGINYTSDGGSVSITVEPVLGPGQTLEDNYEHIRIHISDTGMGIPKKDLPRIFERFYRVDKARSRSSGGTGLGLSIVKHLVELHKGTITVDSQVGIGSTFTIELPVIQ is encoded by the coding sequence ATGAACAGCTTTCGCATGCGGCTCACGCTCATTCTGATCGCTATGATCGGACTTGCAGTATTGGCGGCCGGACTATTTATGGGCAAGACATACCGGGATAACCATCTTGATGCTTTGCGAGATAACATGACGCGTGAGATGAAGATTATTCTGGACCAGATGGAATGGCGTACAGGCGATCCTGATTCGCTGTACATGTATTACACAGGCAAAGCGCAGCGCCTGAAAACCATCACAGATACACGTATCACCTTCATCCGCAGCGACGGAGTCGTGCTCGGCGATTCTGATCACGATCCGAAGACGATGGAGAACCATCTCACGCGCGGTGAAGTGGTGGAAGCGAAGAAGAGCGGGGTTGGATGGACAACTCGGCACAGCGAGACAGTAAATGAGAATTTGCTCTATGTGGCGATGCTGGTGAATCCGAACAATCCGGAGCATTCCGATATTATTCGAATGGCGCTAAGTTTGCAGAAGGTTGATGAGAGTATTCAGCGCGTATGGGCGGCGCTAATTGTTGGCCTTCTTATTCTATTCGTTGCCGCAGCGCTCATCAGCTTCCGTGTCGCGCAGGGCTTGACTCGTCCGCTGGAGCAGATTACGCGCGTTTCCAAGCGGATCAAGAACTTAGATTACCGCGCGCGCGTCGAAGTGACGCGGCACGATGAGATTGGCGAGCTGGGACAAGCGATTAATGCGATGGCGGACAGCTTGCAGGAGCAGATGTCGCGCATTCATACGAACGAGAGCCAGCTTGCCAGCGTGCTTGATAATATGATCAACGGCGTTGTGAGCATTAACAGCAGCGGCAAGATCCTGCTGCTCAATCGCCGGGCGGAAGAATTCCTTGGCTTCTCCGCCAAAGAGCTGGTCGGACATCACTTCGCTTCGGCGAAGCAGCAGTATGAGCTGTCGCAGATTATTCAAGAAGCGCTTGAGCGCAGAGAGCATTTGCGGGATGAGATCACGTTTTATTTCCCAGAGGAGCGGCTGCTTGACTTGAACCTTGTGCCAATCTTCGATGAAGACGAGGACAATAAGTTCGAAGGCGTGCTGCTTGTTCTGCAGGACGTGACGGCCATTCGCAGGCTGGAGCGGATGCGCAGCGAGTTCGTTGCGAATGTTTCCCATGAGCTGAAGACGCCGGTGACGGCGGTCAAAGGGTTCGCCGAGACGCTGATGGGCGGCGCGGTGAACGATCCGGAGACGGCGCGTTCCTTCCTGCAAATCATCTATGATGAGAGCGACCGGTTAAACCGGCTGATCGGCGACATTCTAGAGCTGTCGAAGATCGAGTCGCGCCGTGTTCCGCTGCAGTACTCGCCAGTCGAGCTATCTTCCTTCATGGAGAAAACGATGGAGCTTATGAGCGCTGAAGCGATGCGCAAGCATATCCGTCTGTCAACGAAGGCAGACCCAGGCGTCTACGTTGAGGTCGATGAGGATCGTTTGCGGCAGATCATGATGAATTTATTAGCCAATGGCATAAACTATACGTCAGATGGCGGCTCCGTCTCCATTACCGTGGAACCGGTGCTCGGACCAGGGCAGACGCTGGAAGACAATTATGAGCATATTCGCATTCACATTTCGGACACGGGCATGGGCATTCCGAAGAAAGATTTGCCGCGTATTTTCGAGCGGTTCTATCGGGTTGATAAAGCAAGGTCGCGCAGCTCAGGCGGTACAGGACTTGGCTTATCCATCGTCAAACATCTCGTAGAGCTCCATAAAGGAACGATTACCGTCGATAGTCAAGTCGGGATCGGCTCAACCTTTACGATTGAACTGCCAGTCATTCAATAA
- a CDS encoding AraC family transcriptional regulator: protein MEFYNEKVVYENPLLSIKVYQSSRDNDLFIDWHYHREIELLLILNGELDVNIEDECVKLQSGDIALIGARQLHRDRSLGGPLNYIVLQFDLEQFIDQSSMPYMRFFSETKNPLSRANYIFQENDAARANAAECIRDVLHEVTSKENGYELAVSMLIKKLLLLLIRGDSRKVLADHVDFDRARLRGVIDYVEEHLEGRIQVDEVSKLANMSYYYFVKFFKKAIGLSFTEYVNYRKIKWAERILLTKDLSVSEVGDCIGMPNMAHFYKMFKKYNDCSPKQFQKRMLEWNRA from the coding sequence ATGGAATTCTATAATGAGAAGGTTGTTTATGAAAACCCTCTATTGTCTATAAAAGTGTATCAGTCTAGCCGCGACAACGATTTATTCATAGATTGGCACTATCATCGCGAGATTGAATTACTGCTCATCTTGAATGGGGAGCTGGATGTCAACATCGAGGATGAGTGCGTAAAACTTCAAAGTGGCGACATCGCACTCATCGGAGCCAGACAGCTTCACCGCGATCGGAGCTTAGGCGGCCCGCTCAACTATATTGTGCTCCAATTCGACCTGGAGCAATTCATTGACCAGAGCTCGATGCCGTATATGCGATTCTTCTCCGAAACGAAGAATCCGCTCAGCCGCGCAAATTACATTTTCCAAGAAAACGACGCGGCCAGAGCGAATGCTGCCGAATGCATTCGCGACGTGCTGCATGAAGTGACGTCGAAGGAGAATGGCTATGAGCTTGCCGTCAGCATGCTGATCAAGAAGCTTCTGCTGCTCCTTATTCGAGGCGATTCACGCAAAGTGCTTGCCGATCATGTCGACTTCGACCGGGCCCGGCTGCGCGGCGTTATTGATTATGTAGAGGAGCATCTGGAAGGCCGCATCCAAGTCGATGAAGTGTCTAAGCTCGCCAATATGAGCTACTATTACTTCGTGAAGTTCTTCAAGAAGGCAATTGGCCTATCCTTCACTGAATATGTGAACTACCGCAAGATCAAGTGGGCGGAGCGCATACTGCTGACGAAGGATCTCAGCGTCTCAGAAGTTGGCGACTGTATCGGGATGCCGAACATGGCGCACTTCTACAAGATGTTCAAGAAGTATAATGATTGCTCGCCGAAGCAGTTCCAGAAGCGCATGCTGGAGTGGAACCGGGCATAA
- a CDS encoding bile acid:sodium symporter family protein, which yields MDVSYYPWMPHPGILFSAPLQRFVPAVPYFFAFVTLTMAIGCGLNHLRTVIKRPGVMLWTFALAHVISPLLAYGLGGLLFGFDSPYVVGLVLFTIIPLGVSTVLWVGMSEGSVPLMLAMVVFDSALSPIVVPSAIHLLFHTAVEADTTAMVRDLLLIIVVPTIVGVLLHEWSKGRIQKAVQPYAAPMSKLCFTAVVMLNASAIAPSTEALRGDLFRVVPSALVLVGICYAVGYFGTSHYRNREVQVTVSYATGMRNISLGVVLAMSYFSPLAAVPVVLSILIQQPLATLHHYILQKLNNRATGAGS from the coding sequence ATGGATGTTTCTTATTATCCCTGGATGCCTCATCCTGGGATTCTTTTTTCTGCGCCGCTTCAACGCTTTGTCCCGGCAGTGCCTTACTTCTTCGCATTCGTGACGCTCACGATGGCGATCGGCTGCGGCTTGAACCATTTGCGAACGGTCATCAAGCGGCCTGGTGTTATGCTGTGGACGTTCGCGCTCGCGCATGTCATTTCTCCTTTGCTTGCCTATGGGCTTGGCGGGCTGCTCTTTGGTTTCGATTCACCTTACGTCGTCGGGCTGGTGCTGTTCACGATCATACCGCTTGGCGTCTCGACGGTGCTGTGGGTCGGCATGTCCGAGGGCAGTGTGCCGCTTATGCTGGCGATGGTTGTGTTTGATTCGGCGCTGAGTCCAATCGTCGTGCCGTCGGCAATCCATCTGTTGTTCCATACAGCCGTGGAAGCAGATACAACGGCAATGGTAAGAGATCTCCTTCTGATCATCGTTGTACCAACAATCGTTGGCGTGCTGCTTCATGAGTGGTCGAAGGGGCGTATTCAGAAAGCCGTGCAGCCTTATGCCGCGCCGATGTCGAAGCTGTGCTTCACTGCGGTGGTTATGCTGAACGCGTCGGCAATCGCACCGTCGACGGAGGCGCTTCGCGGCGATCTGTTCCGTGTTGTACCGTCGGCACTCGTGCTCGTTGGAATCTGTTATGCGGTTGGGTATTTCGGCACATCGCATTATCGCAATCGGGAGGTGCAGGTAACAGTCTCCTATGCGACAGGCATGCGCAATATTTCGCTTGGCGTCGTGCTGGCGATGAGCTATTTCAGTCCGCTTGCCGCCGTTCCGGTTGTTCTGTCGATCTTAATTCAACAGCCGCTCGCTACATTACATCACTATATTTTACAAAAACTTAACAATAGGGCGACTGGCGCAGGCAGCTAA
- a CDS encoding response regulator transcription factor, with translation MSQKVLVIEDEPTLARLLSYNLSQEGYDTTVIDHGAEGLQVAMQRSFDLIILDIMLPGMNGFEILSRLRQSGNRTPVIVLTARNAEEEVVQGLKRGADDYMTKPFGVAELLARVSAVLRRTGQDDAQLTESNDKVITAGDLSIYPERYEVILNGETVPLRPKEFEVLLYLVQRPGVVVTRDDLMNVVWGFDYIGGQRTVDVHVSSLRKKLELGQQSVEIESIRGVGYKLVMPRKLGSPK, from the coding sequence ATGTCACAGAAAGTGTTGGTCATCGAAGACGAGCCGACATTGGCGAGGTTGTTGTCTTACAACCTGTCGCAGGAAGGTTATGATACGACGGTTATTGATCATGGGGCTGAGGGCTTGCAGGTTGCGATGCAGCGGTCTTTTGATCTTATTATTCTCGATATTATGCTGCCTGGAATGAATGGATTTGAAATTTTGTCACGGCTGCGCCAAAGCGGCAACCGGACGCCTGTTATCGTGCTGACTGCACGTAACGCGGAAGAGGAAGTTGTACAAGGTCTGAAGCGCGGTGCAGATGATTACATGACGAAGCCGTTCGGCGTTGCTGAGCTGCTGGCGCGTGTATCGGCTGTACTTCGCAGAACGGGACAGGATGACGCACAGCTGACGGAATCGAATGATAAAGTCATCACTGCTGGCGACTTGTCCATCTATCCGGAGCGGTACGAAGTCATTCTGAATGGCGAGACGGTACCGCTTCGTCCGAAGGAATTCGAGGTGCTGCTCTACCTGGTGCAGCGTCCCGGAGTAGTTGTCACTCGCGACGATCTCATGAATGTCGTCTGGGGGTTTGATTACATCGGTGGACAACGAACCGTTGACGTGCATGTCAGCTCGCTGCGTAAGAAGCTGGAGCTCGGACAGCAATCCGTTGAAATCGAATCCATCCGCGGCGTCGGCTACAAGCTGGTCATGCCAAGAAAGCTCGGATCACCGAAATAA
- the yfbR gene encoding 5'-deoxynucleotidase yields MDSPFIAYMYRLRYIERWSLMRNTTRENVAEHSYHVGLLAHMLCEIGNAVFGRSLNADRAVTMALFHDATEVFTGDIPTPVKHHNPKMLANFREIEALAAERLLSMVPEPLQSAYAPLVMGSPAAGSEQADLLAMVKAADLLDAYMKCLSELSSGNREFAVAKGQIELKLTGLQMPEVDWFLTHMADSFSKTLDELSENEA; encoded by the coding sequence ATGGATAGTCCTTTTATCGCTTATATGTACCGGCTTCGCTATATCGAACGTTGGAGCCTCATGCGCAATACCACACGCGAAAATGTAGCTGAGCACTCTTACCATGTCGGCCTGCTCGCCCATATGCTGTGTGAGATCGGCAATGCGGTGTTCGGACGCTCGTTGAACGCCGACCGCGCCGTAACGATGGCGTTGTTCCACGACGCCACCGAAGTGTTCACCGGCGACATTCCGACGCCGGTCAAGCATCACAACCCGAAGATGCTCGCGAATTTCCGCGAGATCGAGGCACTGGCGGCCGAGCGCCTGCTCAGCATGGTGCCGGAGCCGCTGCAGTCAGCATATGCGCCGCTAGTGATGGGTTCGCCTGCCGCAGGCAGTGAGCAAGCGGACCTGCTTGCGATGGTCAAAGCGGCAGACCTGCTCGACGCGTATATGAAATGCTTGTCCGAGTTGTCCTCGGGCAACCGTGAATTCGCCGTCGCCAAAGGGCAGATCGAGCTGAAGCTGACAGGCCTTCAAATGCCGGAGGTCGATTGGTTTCTGACCCATATGGCAGACAGCTTCAGCAAGACGCTGGATGAGCTGTCGGAGAACGAAGCCTAA
- a CDS encoding fumarate hydratase, producing the protein MQHFEQSVYNLIVETSTNLPGDVRRIIQAAQEAEDRATRAGLSLSTIATNIEMAETNVSPICQDTGMPTFVVHTPVGANQIIMKQQIRSAIARATKDGKLRTNSVDSLTGANTGDNLGPGTPVIHFEQWEKDDVDVRLILKGGGCENKNIQYSLPMEVPGLGKAGRDLDGIRKCIMHAVYQAQGQGCSAGFIGVGIGGDRTTGYELAKQQLFRHTDDTNDIVELAKLEEYVMENANKLGIGTMGFGGQVTLLGCKVGVMNRLPASFFVSVAYNCWAYRRQGVLLSADTGEIKSWIYPSGTDTPMKSQAADEAAQAVTDNAERREVVLNTPLTEEQVRSLKVGDIVIINGEIHTGRDAIHHHLMDHDAPVDLNGAVIYHCGPVMLKDENGWKVKAAGPTTSAREEPYQGDIMKKFGIRAVIGKGGMGPKTLAALQEHGGVYLNAIGGAAQYYAECFKNVNSVDFMEFGIPEAMWHLQTEGFAAVVTMDSHGNSLHADVDKDSFAKLAQFKEPVFK; encoded by the coding sequence ATGCAGCATTTTGAACAAAGCGTTTATAACCTCATCGTTGAGACATCTACGAATCTACCAGGTGACGTCCGCAGGATTATCCAAGCGGCACAGGAAGCAGAGGACCGCGCAACACGCGCAGGCCTATCGCTGTCGACGATTGCTACCAACATTGAGATGGCGGAAACCAATGTTTCGCCAATCTGCCAAGATACAGGGATGCCTACATTCGTCGTTCACACGCCGGTTGGCGCAAACCAAATTATAATGAAGCAGCAGATTCGCAGCGCGATTGCACGTGCGACGAAGGATGGCAAGCTGCGCACGAACTCCGTTGACTCGCTGACAGGCGCGAATACAGGCGATAATCTCGGCCCAGGCACGCCAGTTATTCACTTCGAGCAATGGGAGAAGGACGACGTTGACGTTCGTCTCATTCTAAAAGGCGGCGGCTGCGAGAACAAGAACATTCAATACAGCCTGCCGATGGAAGTTCCTGGTCTTGGCAAAGCTGGCCGCGATCTCGACGGCATCCGCAAATGTATTATGCACGCCGTTTATCAAGCTCAAGGCCAAGGCTGCAGCGCAGGCTTTATTGGCGTTGGCATCGGCGGCGACCGCACGACTGGTTATGAGCTCGCGAAGCAGCAGCTGTTCCGCCACACGGACGATACGAATGACATTGTTGAGCTTGCCAAGCTTGAAGAGTATGTGATGGAGAATGCGAATAAGCTCGGTATCGGTACAATGGGCTTCGGCGGCCAAGTCACGCTGCTAGGCTGCAAAGTCGGCGTCATGAACCGTCTGCCTGCAAGCTTCTTCGTATCCGTTGCTTACAACTGCTGGGCGTACCGCCGTCAAGGCGTTCTGCTCTCCGCAGATACCGGCGAGATTAAATCATGGATTTACCCAAGCGGAACGGACACTCCGATGAAATCGCAAGCTGCTGACGAAGCGGCTCAAGCGGTAACGGATAACGCTGAACGCCGTGAAGTTGTGCTGAACACGCCACTGACAGAAGAGCAAGTACGCAGCTTGAAAGTGGGCGACATTGTTATCATCAATGGCGAAATTCATACAGGACGCGATGCGATTCACCATCACCTGATGGATCATGACGCTCCGGTCGATTTGAACGGCGCTGTTATTTATCACTGTGGTCCCGTTATGCTGAAAGACGAGAACGGCTGGAAAGTCAAAGCAGCCGGCCCGACGACAAGCGCACGCGAGGAGCCTTACCAAGGCGACATCATGAAGAAGTTCGGCATCCGCGCGGTTATCGGCAAAGGCGGTATGGGACCGAAGACGCTCGCTGCTCTGCAAGAGCATGGCGGCGTGTATTTGAATGCAATCGGCGGCGCAGCGCAGTACTATGCAGAATGCTTCAAGAACGTTAATAGCGTTGACTTCATGGAATTCGGCATTCCGGAAGCGATGTGGCATCTGCAAACAGAAGGCTTCGCGGCTGTCGTAACGATGGATTCGCATGGCAATAGCTTGCACGCGGACGTGGATAAAGACTCCTTCGCTAAGCTTGCCCAGTTTAAGGAGCCTGTATTTAAATAA
- a CDS encoding sugar phosphate isomerase/epimerase family protein, with protein sequence MVAFGWCRGIEDAELLGEYGFEYIECGLQQLQLENEALFRETLPAYLNSPLPVRAFNLFFPGDMRIVGAELDPDRVRRYIHRGAEAMSRIGASIAVLGSGRSRHIPEGYEQARAEDQMLHVLSWIAEEFTGTGVTLAIEPLNKKETNLINSVAEAVSFAKQINQPSIRVLADLYHMDEESEPLDTITQNKDWLAHIHIADTGRLSPGTGQYPHAAFAQQLKEAGYNGMISAECTVHKPEEELPASLAFMKRTFL encoded by the coding sequence GTGGTCGCTTTCGGTTGGTGCAGAGGAATTGAGGATGCAGAGCTGCTTGGAGAATATGGGTTTGAGTATATCGAGTGCGGGCTGCAGCAGCTGCAGCTAGAGAACGAGGCGTTATTTCGTGAGACGCTGCCTGCTTATTTGAACAGTCCGCTGCCTGTTCGGGCGTTCAATCTGTTCTTTCCAGGAGATATGCGCATCGTAGGTGCGGAGCTGGACCCGGATCGCGTTCGCCGGTATATCCACCGGGGGGCTGAGGCGATGAGTCGAATCGGTGCGAGCATTGCGGTGCTTGGCAGCGGCAGGTCCCGCCATATTCCAGAGGGGTACGAGCAGGCAAGAGCGGAGGATCAGATGCTGCATGTGCTGAGCTGGATCGCCGAGGAATTCACTGGCACCGGCGTGACGCTGGCAATTGAGCCGCTTAACAAGAAAGAGACGAATCTGATCAACAGTGTCGCTGAAGCCGTCAGCTTCGCTAAGCAGATCAACCAGCCGTCGATACGGGTGCTGGCTGATTTGTATCACATGGATGAGGAAAGCGAGCCGCTGGATACGATAACGCAGAACAAAGACTGGCTCGCGCACATCCATATCGCGGATACGGGCCGATTGTCCCCGGGAACAGGGCAATATCCGCATGCAGCGTTCGCACAGCAGCTTAAGGAAGCCGGCTACAACGGCATGATCTCCGCGGAATGTACGGTTCATAAGCCAGAGGAAGAGCTGCCGGCGAGCCTTGCTTTCATGAAGCGGACGTTCTTGTAA